From the Tateyamaria omphalii genome, one window contains:
- the hemP gene encoding hemin uptake protein HemP, producing MNAMTQVPDTTTAPDPQQMDTYDARDLIKDGVQASIVLDGQVYYLRITRAGKLILTK from the coding sequence ATGAACGCGATGACACAAGTCCCCGACACAACAACCGCACCTGACCCGCAACAGATGGACACCTATGACGCCCGCGACCTGATCAAGGACGGAGTGCAAGCCTCGATCGTCCTCGACGGCCAGGTCTATTACCTGCGCATCACCCGCGCGGGCAAGCTGATCCTGACGAAATGA
- a CDS encoding extracellular solute-binding protein, with product MTTRTCFVTLAVAAITATTAVAEGELNLYSSRHYDTDERLYSDFTDATGITINRIEGNADELIERMRAEGANSPADILLTVDTSRLERAKEAGVLQSIDSDVLEARIPTALQDEDNQWFGFSQRARIIFYDKTDVTNPPTTYVDLADPAYEGMVCHRSSSNVYSQTLLSAVIQNHGEGAATEWAQGLVNNFARAPQGGDTDQLRGLVSGECDISISNTYYFARAIRKDVDGLPAEARDNIGWIFPAQNAEGAHMNLSGGGVAANAPNKDNAVLFLEYLASDQAQEYFSAGNDEYPAVPGVGLSPSVAALGLFRPDAVDLTEVAKNVPAAQKIFNEVGWE from the coding sequence ATGACCACCAGAACGTGTTTTGTCACCCTCGCCGTTGCAGCGATCACAGCCACCACCGCCGTGGCCGAGGGCGAACTGAACCTCTATTCATCGCGTCACTACGACACTGATGAGCGGCTCTATTCCGACTTCACCGACGCAACCGGCATCACCATCAATCGGATCGAAGGCAACGCCGACGAATTGATCGAGCGGATGCGGGCCGAGGGCGCGAACTCCCCCGCCGACATCCTGCTGACGGTCGACACCTCGCGGCTCGAACGGGCAAAGGAAGCCGGCGTGCTGCAATCCATCGACAGCGATGTGCTCGAAGCCCGCATTCCCACCGCCCTGCAAGACGAAGACAACCAGTGGTTTGGCTTTTCGCAGCGCGCGCGGATCATCTTCTACGACAAGACCGACGTGACCAACCCGCCCACCACTTATGTGGACCTGGCTGACCCGGCATACGAGGGCATGGTGTGCCACCGCTCGTCCTCGAACGTCTATTCGCAGACCCTGCTGTCCGCCGTGATCCAGAACCATGGCGAAGGGGCGGCCACCGAATGGGCGCAGGGCCTCGTGAACAACTTTGCCCGCGCGCCTCAAGGTGGTGACACGGACCAGCTGCGCGGCCTTGTGTCGGGTGAATGCGACATCTCGATATCGAACACGTACTACTTCGCGCGCGCCATCCGCAAAGACGTTGACGGCCTGCCCGCCGAAGCGCGTGACAATATCGGCTGGATCTTCCCTGCCCAGAATGCCGAAGGCGCGCACATGAACCTGTCGGGCGGCGGCGTCGCTGCCAACGCCCCGAACAAGGACAACGCAGTTCTGTTCCTCGAATACCTGGCCAGCGATCAGGCGCAGGAATACTTCTCGGCAGGCAACGACGAATACCCGGCCGTGCCAGGCGTGGGCCTCAGCCCATCGGTTGCGGCTTTGGGTCTCTTCCGCCCCGACGCCGTTGATCTGACCGAGGTGGCCAAGAACGTGCCCGCCGCGCAGAAGATCTTTAACGAGGTCGGCTGGGAATAA